The following are encoded together in the Thunnus maccoyii chromosome 18, fThuMac1.1, whole genome shotgun sequence genome:
- the LOC121883865 gene encoding MIEF1 upstream open reading frame protein-like, with the protein MGGWSRSAVLELYRALLRAGRHLQYTDRNYYRRAVAREFRRCQALTVAEDKEDALKRGQFFLNSRLGGLM; encoded by the coding sequence ATGGGCGGCTGGTCTCGCAGTGCCGTGCTGGAGCTGTATCGGGCGCTGCTCCGTGCAGGGCGTCATCTTCAGTACACTGACCGTAATTACTACCGTCGCGCTGTGGCTCGCGAATTTCGCCGCTGCCAAGCCCTGACGGTAGCTGAAGATAAGGAGGACGCACTGAAGAGGGGCCAGTTCTTCCTCAACAGCCGATTGGGTGGGCTTATGTAG
- the mief1 gene encoding mitochondrial dynamics protein MID51 has translation MAGVNGDRKGKKDDNGIGTAIDFMLSNAKLVLGVGGAAMLGIATLAVKRMYDRAISAPTSPTKMEQTGKRSWEEPTWMGSSPRVLNHDMKSTVSRSLQSLPTSSHSFEPDCLRRAMGRAAVGGSGATESDLLRARMRLSLQEHLWDFYQNNVNIPTEEQATARRAALDICAELRVFLHAKLPDMPLREMYLSGSLYDDLQVVTADHAQLMVPLILEKNLWSSIPGEDTIMNVPGFWLVRRENLEYFPRNSSYWDRCMVGGYLSPKSVLEVFDKLVAGSINWPAIGSVLDYVIRPVVPSETLTLEVQYETNRKLYVDFLPLLVMEDGTSLIAKPHRLAAERHENLWRQSFRVAETARLRALDQEDGGCRCACLKVAKAMCKLNPALNRLNASQLTNAILLLSEKEGDWTQEALADRFLQLLRALVGHLEAGRLPCALSPKVNLFCELTELEVDELGYTLYCALSDPEGLLRTAVAPDP, from the exons atGGCAGGGGTGAATGGAGACCGTAAAGGGAAGAAAGATGACAATGGGATTGGCACAGCCATTGACTTCATGCTTTCCAATGCCAAGCTTGTgctgggggtggggggagcAGCCATGCTTGGGATTGCAACACTGGCTGTCAAAAGA ATGTACGACCGTGCCATAAGTGCTCCCACTAGCCCCACCAAGATGGAGCAGACAGGAAAGAGGAGCTGGGAGGAGCCCACCTGGATGGGTTCGTCACCTCGGGTACTGAACCATGACATGAAGTCCACAGTTAGCAGGTCGCTGCAGTCTCTGCCCACCTCCTCACATTCTTTTGAACCAG ACTGTCTGCGGAGGGCTATGGGTCGAGCTGCTGTGGGAGGCAGTGGAGCCACTGAGTCAGACCTGCTGCGGGCCCGGATGCGTCTGTCCCTGCAAGAACATCTGTGGGACTTCTATCAGAATAACGTGAACATCCCTACTGAAGAGCAGGCTACGGCCAGGAGGGCAGCGCTGGACATCTGTGCTGAGCTCAGAGTGTTCCTTCATGCCAAACTGCCTGACATGCCGCTCAGGGAGATGTACCTGAGTGGCAGTCTGTATGATGACCTGCAG GTGGTGACAGCAGACCACGCCCAGCTGATGGTGCCTCTAATCTTGGAGAAGAACCTGTGGTCGTCCATCCCTGGGGAGGATACCATCATGAATGTCCCAGGTTTCTGGTTGGTCCGCAGGGAGAATTTGGAATATTTCCCACGGAACAGCAGCTACTGGGACCGTTGCATGGTTGGAGGTTACCTCTCCCCTAAATCAGTCCTCGAGGTCTTTGATAAGCTTGTGGCTGGCTCTATCAACTGGCCAGCTATAGGGAGCGTCCTCGACTACGTCATCCGTCCTGTGGTTCCCTCAGAAACACTGACCCTGGAGGTGCAGTACGAGACGAACCGGAAGCTGTATGTGGACTTTCTACCATTACTTGTGATGGAGGATGGAACCTCGCTGATCGCCAAACCGCATCGGCTTGCTGCAGAGCGCCATGAAAACCTCTGGCGGCAGAGCTTCCGTGTGGCGGAGACGGCGCGGCTCAGGGCCTTGGATCAGGAGGACGGAGGCTGTCGATGCGCTTGCCTGAAGGTGGCGAAGGCCATGTGCAAGCTCAACCCTGCCCTTAACCGGCTCAACGCCAGTCAGCTCACCAACGCCATCTTGCTGCTGAGCGAAAAAGAAGGTGACTGGACCCAGGAAGCGCTGGCCGACCGCTTCCTTCAGCTGCTACGAGCGCTAGTGGGGCACCTAGAGGCCGGGAGGCTGCCCTGTGCCCTCAGCCCAAAAGTTAACTTATTCTGTGAGTTGACTGAACTGGAAGTGGATGAGCTTGGATATACGCTCTACTGTGCACTCTCAGATCCTGAGGGGCTTCTGAGAACTGCTGTGGCACCTGATCCCTGA
- the napsa gene encoding napsin-A, translated as MTRPEIFYILGALLVTQSVAIIRVPLHKTRSLRRLMSDNGMSLEQLRALAKTGDAPDSSPSPNVPVERLTNFMDAQYYGAISIGTPPQEFTVLFDTGSSNLWVPSIHCSFIDLACWLHHRYNSKKSSTYVQNGTKFAIRYGRGSLSGFISGDTVSVAGLAVPGQQFGEAVKQPGITFAVARFDGVLGMAYPSISVAGVTPVFDTAMAAKLLPQNIFSFYINRDQTAAVGGELMLGGTDPQYYTGDLHYVNVTRKAYWQIKMNGVEVGNQLTLCKAGCQAIVDTGTSLIVGPVEEVRALQKAIGALPLLMGEYLIDCKKIPSLPVISFNIGGKMLNLTGEDYVMKESQMGMSICLSGFMAMDIPPPAGPLWILGDVFIGKYYTVFDRNADRVGFAPAK; from the exons ATGACACGGCCGGAGATATTTTATATCCTCGGGGCGTTGCTGGTAACACAAAGCGTTGCCATCATAAG AGTTCCCCTTCATAAGACAAGAAGCCTACGCCGCCTGATGAGCGACAATGGGATGTCTCTGGAGCAACTTCGGGCTTTGGCAAAGACTGGTGATGCACCAGACAGCTCTCCCTCCCCCAACGTTCCTGTAGAGAGACTCACTAATTTCATGGAT GCCCAGTACTATGGGGCGATCAGTATTGGCACCCCTCCACAGGAATTCACTGTGCTGTTTGACACCGGCTCCTCTAACCTCTGGGTCCCCTCCATTCACTGCTCCTTCATCGATTTGGCCTGCT GGCTTCATCATCGTTACAACTCAAAGAAGTCAAGCACGTACGTTCAGAATGGCACAAAGTTTGCCATCCGGTACGGCAGAGGCAGCTTGTCTGGCTTCATCAGCGGAGACACTGTCTCT GTTGCAGGCCTGGCTGTACCTGGCCAGCAGTTTGGTGAAGCAGTGAAACAGCCTGGCATCACATTCGCAGTCGCACGGTTCGATGGGGTCTTGGGCATGGCATACCCCTCCATATCAGTAGCTGGTGTCACCCCAGTGTTTGACACAGCCATGGCTGCCAAGCTGCTGCCCCAGAACATCTTCTCTTTTTACATAAACAG AGACCAGACAGCAGCGGTAGGAGGGGAGCTGATGCTGGGTGGGACAGATCCTCAGTACTACACCGGAGACCTGCACTATGTCAATGTTACACGCAAGGCCTACTGGCAGATTAAGATGAACGG AGTTGAAGTTGGCAACCAACTGACTCTCTGCAAAGCCGGTTGCCAGGCGATTGTTGACACGGGAACGTCCCTAATCGTAGGTCCCGTGGAGGAAGTCAGAGCACTGCAGAAAGCCATTGGAGCTCTGCCCCTGCTGATGGGAGAG TACTTGATTGACTGTAAGAAGATCCCATCTCTCCCTGTCATCTCCTTCAACATTGGAGGGAAGATGCTTAACCTGACTGGAGAGGATTATGTCATGAAG GAGTCTCAGATGGGTATGTCAATCTGTCTGTCGGGCTTCATGGCCATGGATATCCCGCCTCCTGCAGGCCCCCTGTGGATCCTGGGAGACGTATTCATCGGGAAGTACTACACTGTGTTCGACAGGAACGCCGATCGTGTGGGGTTTGCTCCTGCCAAGTAG